The Streptomyces laurentii genome contains a region encoding:
- a CDS encoding major facilitator superfamily protein (H+ Antiporter protein; TIGR00900;~PFAM: major facilitator superfamily MFS_1; KEGG: sgr:SGR_3172 integral membrane protein;~identified by MetaGeneAnnotator; putative;~major facilitator superfamily protein [Streptomyces flavogriseus ATCC33331]), whose protein sequence is MHRPLTGTAKGIRRATHAHGAGETGLGKLIELHAVNGAGDVMITVALASTVFFAVPTDEARGRVALYLAITMAPFTLLAPVIGPLLDRLPHGRRAAMAASMLARAMLAVALSATIAHGGIQMYPVALGVLVASKAYGVVRSAVVPRLLPPDFSLVRANSRVTLAGLLATGAAAPVAAGLQLVGPGWPLYGACAVFLLGGYWALRLPPGVDSAKGERRALLLASGAGASSAGASSAGASPSGPGRARGGGTRGRGTRGERTAREPKPNLRTVGPAVLHGLQANAAQRMLGGFLIFFLAFLLRVHPLPGQTAAVSLGIVGVAAGVGNACGTAIGSLLRGHRGRPEVIIATMLSAVLATTVCAAVFFGGLMVAVLGAMAGLTQALSKLGLDALIQRDVPESVRTSAFARSETALQMAWVVGGGIGIALPLNGTLGMSVAAGILALGALLSVRGLIAEARRHGPQGNTRRARVA, encoded by the coding sequence TTGCACCGGCCACTCACCGGCACCGCGAAGGGCATTCGTCGCGCCACGCACGCGCACGGCGCGGGCGAGACCGGTCTGGGCAAACTGATCGAACTGCACGCCGTGAACGGCGCCGGCGACGTGATGATCACCGTCGCCCTCGCCTCCACCGTCTTCTTCGCCGTCCCGACGGACGAGGCGCGCGGCCGGGTCGCCCTCTACCTCGCCATCACGATGGCCCCGTTCACCCTTCTCGCGCCGGTGATCGGCCCGCTGCTGGACCGGCTTCCGCACGGCCGCCGCGCGGCCATGGCGGCGTCCATGCTGGCCCGTGCGATGCTCGCGGTCGCCCTGTCCGCCACGATCGCGCACGGCGGCATCCAGATGTATCCGGTGGCGCTGGGCGTGCTCGTCGCGTCGAAGGCGTACGGGGTGGTGCGCAGCGCCGTCGTGCCGCGGCTGCTGCCGCCGGACTTCTCACTGGTACGGGCGAACTCGCGGGTGACGCTCGCCGGCCTGCTCGCCACCGGAGCCGCCGCGCCGGTCGCGGCGGGGCTCCAGCTGGTGGGGCCGGGCTGGCCGCTGTACGGGGCGTGCGCCGTGTTCCTGCTCGGCGGGTACTGGGCGCTGCGGCTGCCGCCGGGCGTGGACTCGGCGAAGGGGGAACGGCGCGCGCTGCTGCTCGCGTCGGGAGCCGGAGCGTCGTCGGCCGGGGCGTCGTCAGCCGGGGCGTCGCCGAGCGGACCCGGCCGGGCACGCGGCGGGGGGACACGTGGCAGGGGGACGCGCGGCGAGCGCACAGCCCGCGAGCCGAAGCCGAATCTGCGGACGGTCGGCCCGGCCGTCCTGCACGGCCTCCAGGCGAACGCGGCCCAGCGCATGCTCGGCGGCTTCCTGATCTTCTTCCTGGCCTTCCTGCTGCGCGTGCACCCGCTGCCGGGCCAGACCGCGGCCGTGTCGCTCGGCATCGTGGGCGTGGCGGCGGGCGTCGGCAACGCCTGCGGCACGGCGATCGGCTCGCTCCTGCGCGGCCACCGCGGGCGCCCCGAGGTGATCATCGCCACCATGCTGTCGGCCGTACTGGCCACCACGGTCTGTGCGGCGGTGTTCTTCGGCGGCCTGATGGTCGCCGTGCTCGGCGCGATGGCCGGCCTGACCCAGGCCCTGTCCAAGCTGGGGCTCGACGCGCTGATCCAGCGGGACGTGCCGGAGTCGGTCCGTACGTCGGCGTTCGCCCGTTCGGAGACGGCGCTCCAGATGGCGTGGGTGGTGGGCGGCGGCATCGGGATCGCGCTGCCGCTGAACGGCACGCTGGGCATGTCGGTGGCCGCGGGCATCCTGGCCCTGGGCGCGCTGCTGTCCGTACGGGGACTGATCGCGGAGGCCCGGCGGCACGGGCCGCAGGGGAACACGAGACGGGCGCGGGTGGCGTAG
- a CDS encoding hypothetical protein (DUF3027 domain containing protein [Streptomyces fulvissimus DSM40593];~Protein of unknown function (DUF3027); pfam11228;~UniProt-pubmed:11572948; UniProt-pubmed:20624727; UniProt-pubmed:21463507; UniProt-pubmed:18375553; UniProt-pubmed:20581206; UniProt-pubmed:12000953; UniProt-pubmed:20064060; UniProt-pubmed:21551298;~identified by MetaGeneAnnotator; putative) gives MSAATTRSRTQRAPRTPRAARTPDRLCAEAVDLAREAAEEAAAPGVVGEHVEAVAEGDRVVTHFFRAKEPGYRGWRWAVTVTRASRAKNVTLDEAVLLPGPDALLAPEWVPWSERLRPGDMGPGDLLPTEQDDPRLDPGYSGEDVPPPDSVVSEEMADHLDAEDAEITGRVPSRGAIAAVADELGMRRARVLSRYGLHLAADRWDEAFGPNTPMAQAAPATCVSCAFLVPMAGSLKQAFGVCANAFSPADGHVVSLAYGCGGHSEAAVMPKPPRPAAPVLDSFSADVFPLRPAKDSGSTTEPDGASEDLGHS, from the coding sequence GTGAGTGCTGCGACGACGCGAAGCCGTACCCAGCGAGCCCCGCGTACCCCGCGAGCGGCGCGTACCCCGGACCGCCTCTGCGCCGAGGCGGTAGACCTCGCCAGGGAGGCCGCCGAGGAGGCGGCCGCGCCCGGGGTGGTCGGAGAACACGTGGAGGCCGTCGCCGAGGGCGACCGGGTCGTCACGCACTTCTTCCGGGCCAAGGAGCCGGGCTACCGCGGCTGGCGCTGGGCCGTCACCGTGACCCGGGCCTCCCGCGCGAAGAACGTCACCCTCGACGAGGCCGTCCTGCTGCCCGGCCCCGACGCGCTCCTTGCCCCCGAGTGGGTGCCGTGGAGCGAGCGGCTGCGCCCGGGCGACATGGGCCCCGGCGACCTGCTCCCGACCGAGCAGGACGACCCGCGCCTGGATCCCGGCTACTCGGGCGAGGACGTGCCGCCGCCGGACTCCGTCGTCTCGGAGGAGATGGCGGACCACCTCGACGCCGAGGACGCCGAGATCACCGGGCGCGTGCCGTCGCGCGGCGCCATCGCGGCCGTCGCCGACGAGCTGGGCATGCGCCGCGCCCGGGTGCTGTCCCGGTACGGGCTGCACCTCGCGGCCGACCGCTGGGACGAGGCCTTCGGCCCGAACACGCCGATGGCCCAGGCCGCCCCGGCGACCTGTGTGTCCTGCGCCTTCCTGGTGCCGATGGCGGGCTCCCTGAAGCAGGCGTTCGGCGTCTGCGCCAACGCGTTCTCGCCGGCCGACGGCCACGTCGTGTCGCTCGCGTACGGCTGCGGCGGTCACTCCGAGGCGGCCGTCATGCCGAAGCCGCCGCGCCCGGCCGCGCCGGTCCTCGACTCGTTCTCGGCCGACGTGTTCCCGCTCCGCCCGGCCAAGGACTCGGGTTCGACGACGGAGCCGGACGGCGCGTCGGAGGACCTGGGGCACTCGTAA
- a CDS encoding ATP-binding region ATPase domain protein (ATP-binding region ATPase domain protein [Streptomyces fulvissimus DSM40593];~UniProt-pubmed:11572948; UniProt-pubmed:20624727; UniProt-pubmed:21463507; UniProt-pubmed:18375553; UniProt-pubmed:20581206; UniProt-pubmed:12000953; UniProt-pubmed:20064060; UniProt-pubmed:21551298;~identified by MetaGeneAnnotator; putative), which translates to MSVVSVRTSTDGADPFGTARLRRGVLDAWAAGPARFREDANAEEDLVLGGYRDRLVVELAQNAADAARRAGVPGRLRLTLHPAGADGPAVLAAANTGAPLDAAGVESLSTLRASAKRTERDNTAAAGPATVGRFGVGFAAVLAVSDEPAVLGRHGGVRWSLAEARALTADVARHSPGLGDELRRREGHVPLLRLPLPAEGTAPDGYDTVVVLPLRDAAAVDLAERLLAAVDDALLLTLPGLTEVVVETAEGVRTLARAERDGYVHIQDSTTGAHRWRTVSHGGPLDPALLKDRPVEERLRPHWSVTWAVPVDEDGAPRYPQTTPVVHAPTPTDEPLGIPGLLIASFPLDTARRHPAPGPLTDFLVDRAGEAYAELLADWQPVTTGTLDLVPGPLGKGALDGALRAAILDRLPRIAFLAPAVPSEELPALRPIEAEVVEGAGAETVAVLAEVFPTLLPAGLERRVELRTLGVGRLPLTEAVDRLAGVHRAPEWWWRLYDSLAGVDPERLTGLPVPLQGPAEEPATEPAVDPIEGDAEVPMGARIRTTIGPRQVLLPQDHTSADLTRLGLKVAHPDAAHPILEKLGAVPATPRAVLTTPQVRAAVAASLDAGEIWDEDADTLDADELAETVLALVRDADLAPGEEPWLGALALPDEDGELAPAGELVMPGSAFASVMREGELPLVEAELAERWGEQPLAACGVLAGFQLVRAADLVLDPDELEPREGDFAEPDDAGLLDAVDVWCEDVLDRLPDTPVPPVATEIVAVRDLDLVDDDAWPQALALLARPPLRDALTQPVRVLLPDGTTETVRSYTAWWLRDHPVLDGRRPAGLRAAGTDPLLAGLYDAADATGFDDEQVLRALGVRTSVAALLDEPGGAAELLARLADPGREVTGAQLHALYTALADLDPEQVTLPDELRAVVDGTLVVVDAADALVADAPDLLPLTAGLPLLPVAPDRAADLAELFQVRRLSQAVEAEVTTDGEEHDVPPAVHALLGPDTPATYVEHDELRAAGTELDWRRTPDGVLHAATLEGVAAGLAWATRQWPRRFEVAALLEDPSRTEELARDRWFD; encoded by the coding sequence GTGAGCGTCGTCAGCGTCAGGACGTCGACCGACGGAGCCGACCCCTTCGGTACCGCACGGCTTCGCAGAGGCGTGCTCGACGCGTGGGCCGCCGGCCCGGCGCGGTTCCGCGAGGACGCCAACGCCGAGGAGGACCTGGTCCTCGGCGGCTACCGCGACCGGCTCGTCGTCGAACTCGCCCAGAACGCGGCCGACGCCGCCCGCCGCGCCGGCGTCCCCGGCCGGCTCCGGCTCACCCTGCACCCGGCCGGCGCCGACGGTCCCGCCGTCCTCGCCGCCGCCAACACCGGCGCCCCGCTCGACGCCGCCGGCGTCGAGTCCCTGTCGACGCTGCGCGCCTCCGCCAAGCGCACCGAGCGCGACAACACCGCCGCCGCGGGCCCGGCCACCGTAGGCCGCTTCGGCGTCGGCTTCGCCGCCGTCCTCGCCGTCTCCGACGAACCGGCCGTCCTCGGCCGCCACGGCGGCGTCCGCTGGTCCCTCGCCGAGGCCCGCGCGCTCACCGCCGACGTCGCCCGGCACAGCCCCGGCCTCGGCGACGAACTGCGCCGCCGCGAGGGCCACGTACCGCTGCTGCGCCTCCCGTTGCCCGCCGAGGGCACCGCGCCCGACGGCTACGACACGGTCGTCGTCCTGCCGCTGCGCGACGCCGCCGCCGTGGATCTCGCCGAACGGCTGCTCGCCGCCGTCGACGACGCCCTGCTGCTCACCCTGCCCGGCCTGACCGAGGTCGTCGTCGAGACCGCCGAGGGCGTCCGCACCCTCGCCCGCGCCGAGCGCGACGGATACGTCCACATCCAGGACTCCACGACCGGCGCCCACCGCTGGCGTACCGTCAGCCACGGCGGCCCGCTCGACCCGGCGCTCCTGAAGGACCGGCCGGTCGAGGAACGCCTCCGCCCGCACTGGTCGGTCACCTGGGCCGTCCCCGTGGACGAGGACGGCGCGCCCCGCTACCCGCAGACCACTCCGGTGGTGCACGCCCCCACCCCCACCGACGAGCCGCTGGGCATCCCCGGCCTGCTCATCGCCTCGTTCCCGCTGGACACCGCGCGCCGCCACCCGGCGCCGGGACCGCTGACCGACTTCCTGGTGGACCGAGCCGGTGAGGCATATGCCGAACTGCTCGCGGACTGGCAGCCGGTGACCACCGGCACCCTCGACCTCGTCCCCGGCCCGCTCGGCAAGGGCGCGCTCGACGGGGCCCTGCGCGCGGCGATCCTGGACCGGCTGCCGAGGATCGCGTTCCTGGCCCCGGCCGTCCCCTCCGAGGAACTGCCCGCGCTGCGGCCGATCGAGGCCGAGGTCGTGGAGGGCGCGGGCGCCGAGACGGTGGCCGTGCTCGCCGAGGTGTTCCCGACGCTGCTGCCCGCCGGTCTGGAGCGGCGCGTGGAGCTGCGCACGCTGGGCGTGGGCCGGCTGCCGCTGACGGAGGCCGTGGACCGGCTCGCGGGCGTGCACCGGGCGCCGGAGTGGTGGTGGCGGCTGTACGACTCGCTGGCGGGCGTCGACCCGGAGCGGCTGACGGGCCTGCCCGTGCCACTGCAGGGCCCGGCGGAGGAGCCGGCGACGGAACCGGCCGTCGATCCCATCGAGGGGGACGCCGAGGTGCCGATGGGTGCCCGGATCCGTACTACCATCGGCCCCCGCCAGGTCCTGCTGCCGCAGGACCACACCTCCGCCGACCTGACCCGGCTCGGTCTGAAGGTCGCCCACCCGGACGCCGCCCACCCGATCCTGGAGAAGCTGGGCGCCGTCCCGGCGACCCCGCGCGCCGTGCTGACCACGCCGCAGGTACGGGCCGCGGTCGCGGCCTCGCTCGACGCGGGCGAGATCTGGGACGAGGACGCCGACACGCTCGACGCGGACGAACTCGCCGAGACCGTCCTCGCCCTCGTCCGGGACGCGGACCTCGCACCCGGCGAAGAGCCCTGGCTTGGCGCCCTCGCGCTGCCCGACGAGGACGGTGAACTGGCCCCGGCGGGCGAACTGGTGATGCCCGGATCGGCGTTCGCCTCTGTCATGCGTGAGGGTGAACTGCCGCTCGTGGAGGCGGAACTGGCCGAGCGGTGGGGCGAACAGCCGCTCGCCGCCTGCGGGGTGCTCGCCGGCTTCCAGCTGGTACGCGCCGCCGACCTGGTCCTCGACCCAGACGAACTGGAGCCCCGTGAGGGCGACTTCGCGGAGCCTGACGACGCCGGACTGCTCGACGCCGTGGACGTGTGGTGCGAGGACGTGCTCGACCGGCTGCCCGACACCCCGGTGCCGCCGGTCGCCACGGAGATCGTCGCCGTACGGGACCTCGACCTCGTCGACGACGACGCCTGGCCGCAGGCCCTCGCCCTGCTCGCCCGGCCGCCGCTGCGGGACGCCCTGACCCAGCCCGTACGGGTCCTGCTGCCGGACGGCACGACCGAGACCGTACGGTCGTACACCGCCTGGTGGCTGCGCGACCACCCGGTCCTCGACGGCCGCCGGCCCGCCGGACTGCGCGCGGCCGGCACGGACCCGCTGCTCGCCGGCCTGTACGACGCGGCCGACGCCACCGGTTTTGACGACGAGCAGGTGCTGCGGGCCCTCGGCGTCCGTACCTCCGTGGCCGCCCTCCTCGACGAGCCGGGCGGCGCCGCCGAACTCCTGGCCCGCCTCGCCGACCCCGGCCGCGAGGTCACCGGCGCCCAACTGCACGCCCTCTACACCGCGCTGGCGGACCTCGACCCGGAGCAGGTCACCCTGCCCGACGAGCTGCGCGCGGTCGTCGACGGCACCCTGGTCGTCGTCGACGCGGCGGACGCCCTCGTCGCCGACGCCCCCGACCTGCTGCCCCTCACCGCCGGGCTGCCCCTCCTCCCGGTCGCCCCGGACCGGGCGGCCGACCTGGCGGAACTCTTCCAGGTCCGCCGGCTGAGCCAGGCCGTCGAGGCCGAGGTCACGACGGACGGCGAGGAACACGACGTGCCGCCCGCCGTCCACGCCCTCCTCGGCCCGGACACCCCCGCCACGTACGTCGAGCACGACGAACTCCGCGCCGCCGGAACCGAACTCGACTGGCGCCGCACCCCCGACGGCGTCCTGCACGCCGCCACCCTGGAGGGCGTCGCCGCCGGCCTCGCCTGGGCCACCCGCCAGTGGCCCCGCCGCTTCGAGGTGGCCGCGCTGCTGGAAGACCCGTCGCGGACGGAGGAGTTGGCGCGGGACCGCTGGTTCGACTGA
- a CDS encoding lysR family transcriptional regulator (identified by MetaGeneAnnotator; putative;~sequence version:1), producing MAKEGLRVTVQGDLPADTMERIAAAVRRTVLDEVAELDIAPPLREVAPAERTAKPGQPDAALPRPPIMGIIFEPEE from the coding sequence ATGGCCAAGGAAGGACTGCGGGTCACCGTTCAGGGCGACCTGCCGGCGGACACGATGGAGCGGATCGCGGCCGCCGTGCGGCGGACGGTGCTCGACGAGGTCGCGGAACTCGACATCGCGCCCCCGCTGCGCGAGGTGGCCCCCGCCGAGCGGACCGCCAAGCCGGGGCAGCCGGACGCCGCGCTGCCCCGTCCTCCGATCATGGGGATCATCTTCGAGCCGGAGGAGTAG
- a CDS encoding hypothetical protein (identified by MetaGeneAnnotator; putative;~sequence version:1), with protein sequence MAGGVAPGGGPRAGTGSGATCPSSSCTAGHLLLGIVRPDGTVAALHPPLPVSAAFADRAAAPGLRPPEARFRFAGPCVESACRQWAEGRCTLGDEVADRGRAERAERAGSDASAPPPCAIRPTCRWWAQGGADACRICPGVVHTTTVASA encoded by the coding sequence GTGGCCGGGGGAGTAGCGCCCGGGGGAGGCCCCCGGGCGGGCACGGGGAGCGGGGCGACCTGCCCCAGCAGTTCCTGTACCGCCGGCCATCTGCTGCTCGGCATCGTCCGGCCGGACGGGACCGTCGCCGCGCTGCACCCGCCGCTGCCGGTGAGCGCCGCGTTCGCCGACCGCGCGGCGGCCCCCGGGCTGCGCCCGCCCGAGGCCCGGTTCCGCTTCGCCGGCCCGTGTGTCGAGTCGGCGTGCCGCCAGTGGGCGGAGGGCCGGTGCACCCTGGGCGACGAGGTGGCGGACCGGGGCCGCGCCGAGCGTGCGGAGCGCGCCGGGTCCGACGCGTCCGCGCCGCCGCCGTGCGCGATCCGCCCCACCTGCCGCTGGTGGGCCCAGGGCGGCGCCGACGCCTGCCGGATCTGCCCGGGTGTCGTGCACACCACGACCGTGGCGTCCGCCTGA